In Gemmata obscuriglobus, a single genomic region encodes these proteins:
- the larE gene encoding ATP-dependent sacrificial sulfur transferase LarE, giving the protein MFTEANAIELSATLDAKREALLATLGGMPGVAVAFSGGIDSTVVAKAAHLALGTRAVAVTADSPSVARNELRDARELAKLIGIRHVVVRTDEFRNPDYTKNDGSRCYHCKTELYTTVESILPELEVSIIASGANLDDRGDYRPGLLAAAEHSVRHPLQDAGFTKADVRALARFWGLPTWDKPAAPCLSSRMAPGVTVTPERTKRVEDAEAVLRSLGLRECRVRYHEGDLARVEVPVSELSKFAADPVRGELARALHGLGFKFVTLDLDGFRSGNLNELVPIELKLRYRRDEPTQAPAADEL; this is encoded by the coding sequence ATGTTTACTGAGGCGAACGCCATCGAACTGTCTGCCACGCTTGACGCCAAACGCGAGGCGCTGCTCGCGACCCTTGGCGGCATGCCGGGCGTTGCGGTCGCGTTCAGCGGCGGCATTGATAGTACCGTCGTCGCGAAGGCCGCGCACCTGGCGCTCGGCACCCGGGCGGTCGCGGTGACCGCCGACAGCCCGAGCGTGGCCCGCAACGAGTTGCGCGACGCACGCGAGCTGGCGAAGCTGATCGGCATCCGGCACGTCGTCGTCCGCACCGACGAGTTCCGCAACCCCGACTACACCAAAAACGACGGCTCCCGCTGCTACCACTGCAAGACCGAGTTGTACACCACGGTCGAGTCGATCCTGCCGGAGCTGGAAGTGTCGATCATCGCGAGCGGGGCGAACCTCGACGACCGGGGGGACTACCGCCCCGGGCTGCTCGCCGCCGCCGAGCATTCGGTGCGGCACCCGCTGCAAGACGCCGGGTTCACGAAGGCCGACGTCCGCGCGCTGGCGCGGTTCTGGGGGCTTCCGACCTGGGACAAGCCGGCGGCGCCGTGCCTGTCCAGCCGGATGGCGCCCGGGGTTACGGTCACCCCGGAGCGGACGAAGAGGGTCGAGGACGCGGAAGCCGTACTGCGGTCGCTGGGGCTGCGCGAGTGCCGGGTGCGGTACCACGAGGGCGACCTGGCCCGCGTTGAGGTGCCCGTGAGCGAGCTGTCGAAGTTCGCCGCCGACCCGGTTCGCGGCGAACTCGCCCGGGCGCTTCATGGGCTCGGGTTCAAGTTCGTGACCCTCGACCTCGACGGGTTCCGCTCGGGCAACTTGAATGAACTCGTACCGATCGAGTTAAAGCTGCGCTACCGCCGCGACGAACCGACCCAGGCGCCCGCCGCCGACGAACTGTAA
- the lpxK gene encoding tetraacyldisaccharide 4'-kinase: MSGERRGPLAAALRLGLRLASCPYALGVRARNALFTRGWRTVHRAAVPVVSVGNLTLGGTGKTPCVEWVARFFRERGVQVTILSRGYGSSTGRNDEALVLEENLPDVPHLQGADRVALAATAVEELEAELLVLDDGFQHRRLHRDLDLVLIDATRPPECDFVFPRGTLREPASGVRRAGAVLLTRCDQVPAAELDRLRDWLGRRVPNVPVASTEHRPIDLVGGDGDTEPLELLRGQTVGAFCGIGNPGAFRHTLESLGATVAEFRTFPDHHAYTAEDVRALTHWATTLPDGAIIATTQKDWVKLRVPELGGQRLRAVRIGLHFRDGEGAVSDVLERVLTSDTA; this comes from the coding sequence GTGAGCGGGGAGCGGCGCGGGCCGTTGGCGGCGGCGCTGCGCCTCGGTTTGCGCCTGGCGAGCTGTCCCTACGCCCTCGGGGTGCGGGCGCGGAACGCGTTGTTCACCCGTGGGTGGAGGACGGTTCACCGGGCCGCCGTGCCCGTGGTGAGCGTCGGCAACCTGACGCTCGGCGGGACCGGAAAGACGCCGTGCGTCGAGTGGGTCGCGCGGTTCTTCAGGGAGCGCGGCGTACAGGTCACGATTCTCAGTCGCGGCTACGGGAGCAGCACGGGCCGGAACGACGAAGCCCTCGTGCTGGAAGAGAACCTGCCGGACGTGCCGCACCTGCAAGGCGCCGACCGGGTGGCGCTCGCGGCCACCGCCGTCGAGGAACTTGAGGCCGAACTGCTCGTGCTGGACGACGGGTTTCAGCACCGCCGGCTGCACCGCGACCTCGACCTCGTACTGATCGACGCGACCCGGCCGCCGGAGTGCGATTTCGTGTTCCCGCGCGGCACCCTCCGCGAACCCGCAAGCGGGGTCCGGCGCGCCGGGGCCGTGCTGCTGACGCGGTGCGATCAGGTGCCCGCCGCGGAACTCGACCGACTGCGCGACTGGCTCGGGCGCCGGGTGCCGAACGTGCCGGTCGCGAGTACCGAACACCGGCCGATCGATCTGGTCGGCGGTGACGGAGACACCGAACCGCTGGAGCTGCTCCGCGGGCAGACGGTGGGCGCGTTCTGCGGAATCGGGAACCCCGGCGCGTTCCGGCACACGCTCGAATCGCTCGGAGCGACGGTCGCGGAGTTCCGCACGTTCCCGGACCACCACGCCTACACGGCCGAAGACGTGCGCGCCCTGACTCATTGGGCCACCACACTCCCCGATGGCGCGATCATCGCCACGACCCAGAAAGACTGGGTGAAGCTGCGCGTGCCGGAGCTGGGCGGGCAGCGGCTGCGGGCGGTGCGGATCGGGTTACACTTCCGCGACGGCGAGGGCGCCGTTTCGGACGTGCTGGAACGGGTACTGACGAGCGACACGGCCTGA
- the rfaE2 gene encoding D-glycero-beta-D-manno-heptose 1-phosphate adenylyltransferase codes for MTDLTELVQNLGAPRVLVVGDVMLDRYVWGNAERISQEAPVVLLRADKREERLGGASSVATMLHALGARTSVLGVVGNDGDGFHARRILTGLGIDADAVVTDPDRPTTVKERYIGRAQAKHPQQMIRVDYESREPASDRVERQLADALVAKVREADVVLISDYDKGVCTPGLLRTVIEMAKARGVRVVADPTRGGDYRKYRGCSSMTPNRLEASLAVGFAINTRDDAVRAAAHLRDTLELEAGIVTLDKDGMALAHADGRGAVFPTRPRQVYDITGAGDMVMATLGLALAAGADYGDAIRLANVAGGLEVEKIGVATVTREEILADLLHSPFRTAERVPGGAKVTALSHLLAELDGRRRNGQTVAFTNGCFDVLHAGHVQYLAEARRQADCLVVAVNSDASVRQLKGPTRPLNPVEARALVLAGLQDVDYVTIFNEQTPASVIEAVRPDVLVKGADYQKADVVGAAFVESYGGRVHLADLRAGFSTTNLIERMKAA; via the coding sequence ATGACCGACCTGACCGAGCTTGTTCAGAACCTGGGCGCCCCGCGCGTGCTGGTGGTCGGCGACGTGATGCTCGACCGCTACGTGTGGGGCAACGCCGAGCGCATCAGCCAGGAGGCGCCGGTCGTCCTGTTGCGCGCCGACAAGCGGGAGGAGCGGCTCGGCGGCGCCAGCAGCGTCGCCACCATGCTCCACGCACTCGGCGCCCGCACCAGCGTGCTCGGGGTCGTGGGCAACGACGGCGACGGGTTCCACGCCCGCCGCATCCTCACCGGCCTCGGCATCGACGCGGACGCCGTGGTCACCGACCCGGACCGCCCGACGACGGTCAAGGAGCGGTACATCGGCCGGGCGCAGGCGAAGCACCCGCAGCAGATGATCCGGGTGGACTACGAGAGCCGCGAGCCGGCCTCGGACCGGGTGGAACGACAGCTCGCCGACGCGCTCGTCGCTAAGGTGCGCGAGGCGGACGTGGTTCTCATCAGCGATTACGACAAGGGCGTCTGCACGCCCGGGCTGCTCCGGACCGTGATCGAAATGGCGAAGGCGCGCGGGGTCCGGGTCGTCGCCGACCCGACCCGCGGGGGCGACTACCGCAAGTACCGCGGGTGCTCGAGCATGACCCCCAACCGGCTCGAAGCGAGCCTCGCGGTGGGGTTCGCGATCAACACCAGGGACGACGCGGTCCGCGCCGCCGCTCACCTCCGCGACACGCTGGAACTCGAAGCGGGCATCGTCACGCTCGACAAGGACGGAATGGCGCTCGCGCACGCCGACGGGCGCGGGGCCGTGTTCCCGACCCGCCCGCGCCAGGTGTACGACATCACCGGCGCCGGCGACATGGTGATGGCGACGCTCGGCCTGGCGCTCGCCGCCGGGGCCGATTACGGCGACGCGATCCGGCTGGCGAACGTCGCCGGCGGGCTCGAAGTTGAGAAGATCGGCGTCGCGACCGTCACCCGCGAAGAGATCCTGGCCGACCTGTTGCACTCCCCGTTCCGGACGGCGGAGCGCGTGCCCGGCGGGGCGAAGGTGACCGCCCTGTCCCACCTGCTCGCGGAACTCGACGGGCGACGCCGCAACGGCCAAACGGTCGCGTTCACCAACGGGTGCTTCGACGTGCTGCACGCCGGCCACGTCCAGTACCTCGCCGAAGCCCGGCGCCAGGCCGACTGCCTCGTGGTCGCCGTCAACAGCGACGCCAGCGTGCGGCAACTGAAAGGCCCGACGCGCCCGCTCAACCCGGTCGAGGCCCGGGCGCTCGTGCTCGCCGGGCTCCAGGACGTGGACTACGTCACCATCTTCAACGAGCAGACCCCCGCGAGCGTCATTGAGGCCGTGCGGCCCGACGTACTCGTGAAGGGCGCGGACTACCAGAAGGCCGACGTGGTCGGCGCGGCGTTCGTGGAGAGCTACGGCGGCCGGGTCCACCTCGCCGACCTCCGCGCCGGGTTCTCGACCACGAACCTGATCGAACGGATGAAGGCCGCCTGA
- the waaF gene encoding lipopolysaccharide heptosyltransferase II, with the protein MNRIALFLPNWIGDVVMATPAVRAVRTAFPAAELVAVCKPYVADVLAGAPWFAHTVLADKRGPKAQRLFAAARRLRELGTDAAVLFPNSFRTALLARLGGAKRIVGFARYARGFLLTDKLHAKTDARGRFVPSPALDDYNRLAVALGAADPGHRMELFTTPADDSSAAEVWERFGLGRYPRVVALNPGAAFGAAKHWGCDHFAELARSLTARLGCGVLVLCGPGEREMARQIAEQSRSPHVHSLADAKLSLGLTKAVVKRADLLVTTDSGPRHFAAAFNRPVVALFGPTHIEWTETHFAKEICLQKKLACGPCQQRVCPLGHHRCMRELAPAAVFEAAERLLTRLTLPVWEGVPRAA; encoded by the coding sequence ATGAACCGCATAGCGCTGTTCCTGCCGAACTGGATCGGGGACGTGGTGATGGCCACGCCCGCGGTCCGGGCCGTTCGCACCGCCTTCCCGGCGGCCGAACTGGTCGCGGTGTGCAAGCCCTACGTCGCCGACGTGCTGGCCGGCGCGCCGTGGTTCGCGCACACCGTCTTGGCCGACAAGCGCGGGCCGAAGGCGCAACGGCTGTTCGCCGCGGCGCGCCGGCTGCGCGAACTCGGCACCGACGCGGCGGTGCTGTTCCCGAACTCGTTCCGCACGGCCCTCCTGGCGCGGCTCGGCGGCGCCAAACGAATCGTCGGGTTCGCGCGCTACGCCCGCGGCTTCCTGCTCACCGACAAGTTGCACGCCAAAACCGACGCCCGCGGCCGGTTCGTGCCGTCCCCGGCACTCGACGACTACAACCGGCTCGCGGTCGCGCTCGGTGCGGCCGATCCCGGGCACCGGATGGAGCTGTTCACCACGCCCGCCGACGACTCCAGCGCCGCGGAGGTCTGGGAGCGGTTCGGGCTCGGGCGGTACCCGCGAGTGGTGGCACTCAACCCGGGCGCGGCGTTCGGCGCCGCGAAGCACTGGGGCTGCGACCACTTCGCGGAACTCGCACGGTCCCTGACCGCGCGCCTCGGCTGCGGGGTGCTCGTGCTGTGCGGCCCGGGCGAGCGCGAGATGGCCCGGCAAATCGCCGAGCAGAGCCGGTCCCCGCACGTCCACTCGCTCGCCGACGCGAAGCTGTCGCTCGGGCTGACGAAAGCCGTGGTCAAGCGCGCCGACCTGCTCGTCACCACCGACAGCGGCCCGCGGCACTTCGCGGCAGCCTTCAACCGGCCGGTGGTGGCGCTGTTCGGCCCGACACACATCGAGTGGACCGAGACGCACTTCGCGAAGGAGATTTGCCTTCAGAAGAAGCTCGCGTGCGGCCCGTGCCAGCAGCGGGTGTGTCCGCTCGGGCACCACCGCTGCATGCGCGAACTCGCCCCCGCCGCCGTGTTCGAGGCCGCCGAGCGGCTTTTAACGCGGCTCACGCTCCCCGTGTGGGAAGGGGTGCCCCGTGCAGCTTGA
- a CDS encoding lipopolysaccharide kinase InaA family protein, translating into MQLEAAATVREPQVLFAPPADRGGTLTVHTAFAELFARVGLQHPASFLDLPGEVVSGHADRHVVRVTVPGAPRAFYLKRQHVVGWREKLRNWRAGFGWASRCEREAALLEELTAAGLPAPPWAAFGTHGRQAFLLVEEVADAVDLRRLLGTNTLSPAQRSALARRIGGAVAAVHAAGFETPDLTAKHVLVNPRTFDLTFLDWPSAGRGVTDAARADALGALHASVSPELASPADRLRFLAAYRAQGRAPDNLLARALGAAARHATRRSVRDQLQPGARPQRLVWLAGEAVCAVPEIAAVWPTPAIRSPFYGSGPTGALKVRMAGRDAVLARGRESAPLGRLRAWVRATPWRSEGVTIGRVLFHLERYGVPAPRLMAFGQRLTGTTSAEWFALYDAPPGVPLRKWRRTASSSARRAALASVLACLDALHAAGCVLTDPKNAFAFDNGRVSVADPRAVRVARRVGAATRRRDARAAARLLGSPQFQNPCSKFQVDR; encoded by the coding sequence GTGCAGCTTGAAGCCGCCGCCACCGTGCGCGAGCCGCAGGTCCTGTTCGCGCCGCCCGCCGACCGAGGCGGCACGCTCACGGTCCACACGGCGTTCGCCGAGTTGTTCGCGCGTGTCGGGTTGCAGCACCCCGCCTCGTTTCTGGACCTACCCGGTGAGGTGGTGAGCGGCCACGCCGACCGGCACGTCGTGCGGGTGACGGTGCCCGGGGCGCCGCGGGCGTTCTACCTCAAGCGTCAGCACGTCGTCGGGTGGCGCGAGAAGCTTCGCAACTGGCGGGCGGGGTTCGGGTGGGCGTCGCGGTGCGAGCGCGAAGCCGCCCTGCTGGAGGAGCTGACCGCCGCCGGTCTTCCGGCCCCGCCGTGGGCGGCATTCGGCACCCACGGGCGACAAGCCTTCCTGCTGGTCGAGGAGGTGGCAGATGCTGTCGACCTGCGCCGGCTGCTCGGCACGAACACGCTGTCGCCGGCTCAGCGGTCCGCACTCGCAAGGCGGATCGGCGGCGCGGTCGCGGCGGTCCACGCAGCCGGGTTCGAGACGCCCGATCTCACCGCAAAGCACGTGCTCGTGAACCCGCGCACCTTTGACCTGACGTTCCTGGACTGGCCGTCCGCGGGCCGTGGCGTGACGGACGCGGCCCGTGCGGACGCGCTCGGGGCGCTGCACGCATCGGTCTCCCCAGAGCTGGCGAGCCCCGCCGACCGGCTCCGCTTCCTCGCCGCGTACCGCGCCCAGGGCCGCGCCCCGGACAACCTACTGGCACGCGCGCTCGGCGCCGCAGCGCGCCACGCGACCCGGCGGTCGGTTCGTGACCAGCTTCAGCCCGGCGCGCGGCCCCAGCGGCTGGTGTGGCTCGCCGGCGAGGCCGTGTGCGCGGTGCCGGAGATCGCGGCGGTGTGGCCGACGCCCGCGATCAGGTCACCGTTTTACGGCTCGGGACCGACCGGCGCGCTGAAGGTACGGATGGCGGGCCGGGACGCGGTCCTCGCACGCGGTCGCGAGTCCGCGCCGCTCGGCCGGCTACGGGCCTGGGTCCGCGCCACCCCGTGGCGGTCGGAAGGGGTCACGATCGGGCGGGTGCTGTTCCACCTGGAGCGGTACGGGGTACCCGCCCCGCGTCTGATGGCGTTCGGCCAGCGGCTCACCGGGACCACGTCCGCGGAGTGGTTCGCGCTGTACGACGCGCCGCCCGGAGTGCCCTTGCGAAAATGGCGGCGGACGGCATCATCTTCCGCCCGCCGCGCGGCTCTTGCGAGCGTACTCGCGTGCCTGGACGCGCTCCACGCCGCGGGGTGCGTCCTGACCGACCCGAAGAACGCGTTCGCGTTCGACAACGGGCGGGTGAGCGTCGCGGACCCGCGCGCCGTGCGAGTCGCGCGACGGGTGGGTGCGGCAACCAGGCGGCGCGACGCCCGCGCCGCGGCCCGGCTTCTGGGAAGCCCACAGTTCCAAAATCCATGTTCCAAGTTCCAAGTGGACCGTTAG
- a CDS encoding lipopolysaccharide kinase InaA family protein, with protein MSANPNPSLFRPEVGDPVSSFWRRVRQGVRLLRRQADWERFAGESWTESIMTVPLTDREHSKQGRSIGRKVFADGRDKLSVYLKRHYRLPRLHGLLATLFPGRAWSPGLQEWAHLCWAKEHGFPVPRPVAAGQFVGPWGRLQGFLAVEELHGMLPLHEAVPRAARTLDPRTFARWKRGLVAELARLSRELHRRHVFHKDLYFCHFYIPEALARTPPSGWTNRVVMIDLHRLARHPLTGPWWQIKDLAQLLFSSEVEGVTARDRVRFWKLYRRHWPAGRAPGEWIRPLVKWKWQRYRRHNQRKPSAVPYDQQRSAA; from the coding sequence ATGAGCGCGAACCCGAACCCGTCCCTCTTCCGGCCCGAGGTGGGCGACCCGGTCTCGAGCTTCTGGCGCCGGGTGCGCCAGGGGGTGCGCCTGCTGCGCCGCCAAGCGGACTGGGAGCGCTTCGCCGGCGAGTCGTGGACGGAGAGCATCATGACGGTGCCGCTCACGGACCGCGAGCACTCTAAGCAGGGGCGATCCATCGGGCGCAAGGTGTTCGCTGACGGCCGCGACAAGCTGAGCGTGTACCTGAAGCGGCACTACCGCCTGCCGCGGCTGCACGGGCTGCTGGCGACGCTGTTCCCGGGCCGCGCGTGGTCGCCGGGGCTGCAAGAGTGGGCGCACCTGTGCTGGGCGAAGGAGCACGGGTTTCCCGTGCCGCGCCCGGTCGCGGCCGGACAGTTCGTCGGGCCGTGGGGCCGGCTCCAGGGGTTCCTGGCGGTCGAAGAGTTGCACGGGATGCTGCCGCTCCACGAGGCCGTTCCTCGCGCGGCCCGAACACTCGATCCCCGGACGTTCGCGCGCTGGAAGCGGGGCCTGGTGGCCGAACTCGCCCGCCTGTCGCGCGAACTGCACCGCCGGCACGTGTTCCACAAAGACCTGTACTTCTGCCACTTCTACATCCCCGAAGCGCTGGCCCGCACGCCCCCGTCCGGTTGGACGAACCGCGTCGTGATGATCGACCTGCACCGGCTCGCGCGGCACCCGCTCACCGGCCCGTGGTGGCAGATCAAGGACCTGGCGCAACTGCTGTTCTCGTCGGAAGTCGAAGGGGTGACCGCGCGCGACCGCGTGCGGTTCTGGAAACTGTACCGGCGGCACTGGCCCGCCGGGCGTGCCCCGGGCGAATGGATTCGCCCGCTCGTGAAGTGGAAGTGGCAGCGGTACCGCCGCCACAACCAGCGGAAGCCGTCCGCCGTGCCTTACGACCAGCAACGGAGTGCCGCGTAG
- a CDS encoding glycosyltransferase family 4 protein, with amino-acid sequence MDIALCYESVLPARGGAETYIGDLARRLARDGHAVHLYAARWDAGALPASTHFHRIDVPSGPRFLRPWRFAEACEAELRRHRHDVSMGFDKTWGQDVLYPQGGLHAASAAHNLLKYPDALSRGLAAVGKWLDPAAWSFARLERKQYLGPNRPLIVVNSFMVQKHFEQFYGIPPDAVRVVRSAIDPLRFAAEDRLKRRHEERSRWMAFPEDTIGLFVAMNYRLKGLAPLLNALARVPRDRPFKLAVVGHPKVDRYRRQAEKLGVADRVVFLGHRDDPRDCYFAADFLVHPTFYDPCSLVALEALACGLPVVTSRYNGASELLTPPNDGAVIDDPHDAAALAGAMYRFTDPKYRAESSTAARQTGTKWTFEHHYQALLNVFGEVRQTKKAA; translated from the coding sequence ATGGACATCGCACTGTGCTACGAGAGCGTGCTGCCGGCGCGCGGCGGCGCGGAGACGTACATCGGCGACCTCGCGCGCCGGCTCGCCCGCGACGGGCACGCGGTCCACCTTTATGCCGCCCGGTGGGACGCCGGCGCGCTGCCCGCCTCCACGCACTTCCACCGGATCGACGTGCCGAGCGGCCCACGGTTCCTGCGCCCGTGGCGGTTCGCCGAGGCGTGCGAAGCCGAGCTGCGACGCCACCGGCACGACGTGAGCATGGGGTTCGACAAGACCTGGGGTCAGGACGTTCTGTACCCGCAAGGCGGGCTGCACGCCGCCAGCGCCGCGCACAACCTGCTGAAGTACCCCGATGCGCTCTCCCGTGGGCTTGCGGCGGTCGGGAAGTGGCTCGACCCCGCGGCGTGGTCGTTCGCGCGGCTGGAGCGGAAGCAGTACCTCGGGCCGAACCGCCCGCTGATCGTCGTCAACAGTTTCATGGTGCAGAAGCACTTCGAGCAGTTCTACGGCATACCCCCGGACGCAGTGCGGGTGGTCCGCAGCGCGATCGACCCCCTTCGGTTTGCAGCCGAGGACCGGCTCAAGCGCCGGCACGAGGAGCGCAGCCGGTGGATGGCGTTCCCGGAAGACACGATCGGCCTGTTCGTGGCGATGAACTACCGGCTAAAGGGGCTGGCGCCCCTGCTGAACGCACTGGCGCGGGTGCCCCGCGATCGCCCGTTCAAGCTCGCCGTGGTGGGTCACCCCAAGGTCGACCGGTACCGGCGCCAGGCGGAGAAGTTGGGAGTCGCCGACCGGGTCGTGTTCCTCGGGCACCGCGACGACCCGCGCGACTGCTACTTCGCGGCCGACTTTCTTGTTCACCCGACGTTCTACGACCCGTGCTCGCTGGTCGCGCTCGAGGCACTGGCGTGCGGGCTGCCGGTGGTCACGTCGCGGTACAACGGGGCGAGCGAGTTACTCACCCCGCCGAACGACGGCGCCGTAATCGACGACCCGCACGACGCCGCGGCGCTGGCCGGAGCGATGTACCGGTTCACGGACCCGAAGTACCGCGCGGAGTCATCGACCGCCGCACGGCAGACCGGCACGAAATGGACCTTCGAGCACCACTATCAAGCACTGCTCAACGTGTTCGGCGAGGTGCGCCAAACCAAGAAGGCCGCTTGA
- a CDS encoding serine/threonine-protein kinase gives MPLETADDLVRTLQGSGLFTPEQIGAIVRDLNAFGTDLQGGMRHILKHERVTHYQLGKIIRGKSADLIVGSYVVLDKLGEGGMGKVFRARHGRTDRTVALKVIRPSLIVNPTVRGRYAREVQATGKLHHPNIVSVDDAGEADGKFFLAMEFVDGIDLARMMRDFQKLEVVEACEYVRQAALGLQHAHDHGLVHRDIKPSNIVVAGERHLPQATEPAVVKILDLGLARAVDPEDMVAPDLTRDHTVVGTPDYMAPEQAKNSKLVDARADLYSLGCTLYFLLTGRPPFPTGNAIEKLLQHQLERPAPLQALRPGVPAPVAEIVARLMAKRPDDRFQTAAEVAAILESYARYPDGSAAVPVVTVRPAPQNPAASGDTLPSRSTALPSSMGLAPSSATKHVLLDLPENPPAGVPAATSSDITPRPVDLAELTTKPRRGKRRQAPASRSNRARARPSRNGLAPVWVGAGVMTLLLLVVLVWAVRSVNSRLAPTPQPTPQMSPR, from the coding sequence ATGCCACTTGAAACCGCCGACGACTTGGTACGTACCCTCCAGGGGAGCGGGCTGTTCACCCCCGAGCAGATCGGGGCGATCGTCCGCGACCTGAACGCCTTCGGAACCGACCTCCAGGGCGGGATGAGGCACATACTCAAGCACGAGCGCGTCACCCACTACCAACTCGGCAAGATCATTCGTGGGAAGTCCGCGGACCTCATCGTTGGCTCTTACGTCGTGCTCGACAAGCTCGGTGAGGGCGGAATGGGCAAAGTGTTCCGCGCGCGGCACGGTCGCACCGATCGGACGGTGGCCCTCAAGGTGATCCGGCCGTCACTCATCGTGAACCCGACCGTGCGCGGCCGGTACGCGCGCGAGGTGCAGGCGACTGGCAAGTTGCACCACCCGAACATCGTGAGCGTCGATGACGCGGGCGAGGCGGACGGCAAGTTCTTCCTGGCGATGGAGTTTGTCGACGGCATCGACCTGGCCCGGATGATGCGTGACTTCCAGAAGCTTGAGGTCGTGGAAGCGTGCGAATACGTTCGGCAGGCGGCACTCGGGTTGCAACACGCGCACGACCATGGCCTAGTCCACCGCGACATCAAGCCGTCCAACATTGTGGTTGCGGGTGAGCGGCATTTGCCTCAGGCGACCGAACCTGCGGTCGTCAAAATTCTGGACCTGGGACTCGCCCGGGCGGTCGATCCCGAGGACATGGTCGCCCCGGACCTGACGCGGGACCATACCGTCGTGGGGACGCCGGACTACATGGCCCCCGAGCAAGCGAAAAACTCGAAGCTGGTGGACGCACGCGCGGACCTTTACAGCCTGGGTTGCACGCTCTACTTCCTCCTCACCGGCCGTCCCCCATTTCCCACCGGGAACGCGATCGAGAAGTTGTTGCAGCACCAACTCGAACGGCCGGCCCCGCTTCAGGCGCTGCGGCCCGGGGTGCCCGCTCCGGTGGCCGAGATCGTCGCCCGGCTGATGGCAAAGCGCCCCGACGACCGGTTTCAGACGGCAGCGGAAGTCGCCGCGATTCTGGAATCGTACGCGCGGTATCCCGACGGGTCGGCCGCGGTGCCGGTGGTGACGGTGCGTCCCGCCCCGCAGAATCCGGCGGCGTCCGGCGACACCCTGCCGTCGCGGAGCACTGCTCTCCCGTCCTCAATGGGTTTGGCGCCGAGTTCCGCGACGAAGCACGTGTTGCTCGACCTTCCGGAAAACCCGCCTGCTGGAGTGCCGGCGGCGACTTCATCCGATATCACCCCTCGGCCGGTCGATCTGGCCGAACTGACTACCAAGCCGCGCCGGGGAAAGCGGCGCCAAGCACCCGCGTCACGTTCGAACCGCGCTCGCGCCCGCCCCTCGCGCAATGGGCTCGCGCCCGTGTGGGTGGGGGCCGGAGTTATGACCCTGTTGCTGCTCGTCGTGTTGGTGTGGGCGGTGCGGTCGGTGAATTCTCGCTTGGCGCCGACGCCACAGCCGACTCCGCAAATGTCCCCGCGGTGA
- a CDS encoding CBS domain-containing protein has product MSAASVIEQLLEVGVHHLFVIDPSGIVVGIISPVDVLRKPM; this is encoded by the coding sequence GTGTCGGCGGCGTCGGTGATCGAACAGTTGCTGGAGGTGGGCGTTCACCACCTGTTCGTGATCGACCCGAGCGGGATTGTGGTGGGAATCATCAGCCCCGTCGACGTGCTGAGAAAGCCCATGTAA